A stretch of Triticum aestivum cultivar Chinese Spring chromosome 1D, IWGSC CS RefSeq v2.1, whole genome shotgun sequence DNA encodes these proteins:
- the LOC123169979 gene encoding scopoletin glucosyltransferase-like: MAVKDEQQQAPLHILFFPFPAHGHLIPIADMAALFAARGVRCSILTTPVNAAIMRSSVDHANDAFAGTDSPAIDISVAPFPDVGLPPGVENGTAIKSQGDRGKFFEAAQLLREPFDRFLVDNRPDAVVSDSFFPWSVDAAAEHGVPRLAFLGSSMFALSCIDSMLRHDPLATVPDDPDALVSLPGLPHRVELRRSQLMDPANEAEHWGWAFFQGLNAADQRSFGEVFNSFDELEPDYVEHYRTTLGRRAWLVGPVALATKDMAGRGTDALSPDADSCIGWLDMKPAGSVVYISFGTLTSFSPAELHELARGLELSGMNFVWVIGAACPDSSEWMPEGFAELTAHGGRGFIIRGWAPQMLILNHPAVGGFLTHCGWNSTLEAVSAGVPMVTWPRYADQFNNEKVIVELLKVGVSIGAKDYASCVEAHEVIGGEVIAESIGRLMGNGEEGDAMRKKAKALGCKARSAVEGGGSSYNAVGRLIDELTARRSSVKVGVP; this comes from the coding sequence ATGGCAGTCAAAGACGAACAGCAGCAGGCGCCGCTGCACATCCTCTTCTTCCCGTTCCCAGCCCACGGCCACCTCATTCCAATCGCCGACATGGCCGCGCTCTTCGCCGCCCGCGGCGTCAGGTGCAGCATCCTCACCACGCCCGTCAACGCCGCCATCATGCGCTCGTCCGTCGACCACGCCAATGACGCTTTCGCCGGCACCGACTCCCCGGCGATCGATATCTCCGTCGCGCCTTTCCCTGACGTCGGGCTCCCGCCGGGCGTCGAGAACGGCACGGCCATTAAGTCCCAGGGCGACCGCGGCAAGTTCTTTGAGGCGGCGCAGCTGCTCCGGGAGCCCTTCGACCGGTTCTTGGTTGACAACCGCCCCGACGCGGTCGTGTCCGACAGCTTCTTCCCGTGGTCCGTCGACGCCGCCGCGGAGCACGGCGTCCCGCGCCTCGCGTTCCTCGGTAGCAGCATGTTCGCGCTGTCCTGCATCGACAGCATGCTGCGGCACGACCCGTTGGCGACTGTCCCAGACGACCCCGACGCCCTCGTTTCCCTGCCGGGCCTGCCGCACCGTGTCGAGCTGAGGCGCAGCCAGTTGatggaccccgcgaacgaggcGGAACACTGGGGCTGGGCATTCTTCCAGGGCCTGAATGCCGCGGACCAGAGGAGCTTCGGCGAGGTGTTCAATAGCTTTGACGAGCTGGAGCCGGACTACGTCGAGCACTACCGCACGACGCTTGGCCGGCGCGCGTGGCTCGTCGGGCCGGTGGCACTCGCCACCAAGGACATGGCTGGGAGAGGCACCGACGCGCTCTCGCCGGACGCGGACAGCTGCATTGGCTGGCTGGATATGAAGCCGGCCGGCTCGGTGGTGTACATCTCCTTCGGCACGCTAACCAGTTTCTCGCCGGCGGAGCTGCACGAGCTCGCACGCGGCCTCGAGCTCTCAGGCATGAATTTCGTGTGGGTGATCGGCGCCGCATGCCCAGACTCTTCGGAGTGGATGCCCGAAGGCTTCGCCGAGCTGACGGCACACGGCGGCCGCGGGTTCATCATCCGAGGCTGGGCGCCGCAGATGCTCATCCTGAACCACCCTGCCGTCGGCGGGTTCCTGACGCACTGCGGCTGGAACTCGACGCTGGAGGCCGTGAGCGCCGGCGTGCCGATGGTCACGTGGCCGCGGTACGCAGATCAGTTCAACAACGAGAAGGTTATCGTGGAGTTGCTCAAGGTGGGCGTCAGCATCGGCGCCAAGGACTACGCGTCATGCGTCGAGGCCCACGAGGTGATCGGCGGCGAGGTGATCGCCGAATCCATCGGGAGATTGATGGGCAACGGCGAGGAGGGCGACGCCATGCGAAAGAAGGCCAAGGCCCTCGGTTGTAAGGCGAGGAGCGCGGTGGAGGGTGGTGGATCTTCCTACAATGCTGTTGGCCGGCTGATAGACGAGTTGACGGCCCGCCGGAGTTCCGTGAAGGTTGGAGTTCCGTAA